TATAGCTTAGTTGTAATGCaattgtctagcatgtgcaaggcagcacacacagcttttgGTGTAGAGGGAAAGGCCAATGCTCACAGTTAGTAAGAGCCTCTGACCCTAAGTATagagagggccagagagatggtgaGGTGTAGGTGGACAGCATGGACCTGAGAAGGGCATCTGCAGGTCAGATTTGAGCCTTTTATGTAGGAGACTGCAGCAACTGCTGCCATTAACTATGGGAACACAGGATTAGAATGCAGGAGGCATCCAATAATGCATGATCTAGGACTAGATCACATAAGAAGGACTTGCTCATTGGGAAGTTCAGTTCGAAGCACCATCTGCCAGGTGGGgatgtagctccatggtagagtacctgcctgcCATATGCCAGGTCCTGGATCAGAACCccaaactgaaaaaagaaaaacaaacaagaaccccCCCCGCCAAACCCAAAAGAACCCTTTTCCCTCAATAGTGCTCTACTTTGAGAGCCTATGAGGCCTGAGTGTTTCCAAAGCAGATTTAGGAGAAAACCCCACATTGGTATATATAAATAGCAGTAGCCAGGGCCTGCAGCACGTACTAATGTGGGTCATCATAGTCACCTAAACTACATTCTGTCCCTGACAGACAAGGTAGGATAAACCACGTGGTCACTTGGAGTGGCATTCTGTACAGGGACCTCTGTAGACATTGCAGTGACGGTGTATAAAGAAGTGAGTTGGTGGGCATCCAGAGGGGACAGGTGAGGGCAGTCAGTGGTCAGAGTGGGAGGATAGTTGTGCTGCTGAGGGCATGGGGGTGGGACAGGATGGTGGCCCAGACAGTGACAGAACTGTGGCGGGGAAACAAGGGTGGAAGAGGAGCCGGCCTGCTCACCCCGCTCAAGTCCGTCTCCCTGGGGAGGCAGCCATGctcttgcctcttctctcttGTCTGTCACCCATTCTTAGCACCACAAGAAGTACCAGCACATCCACCAGAAGTCATTCTGCTGCCCCGAGCCAGCTTGTGGGAAGTCCTTCAACTTTAAGAAGCATCTGAAGGAGCACGTGAAGCTGCACAGTGGTGAGTGCTGGAAGCCCTCAGCTCCCCGGGGAGGGCTGAATCCCTTAGTCCCTGGGTGCCTATTAGCCCGCCTGCTTGAGCTGGAGATTGTTACTAGGTTCGGAGGAGCCTGACCCTTGTGAAATGTCTTCTCTAGTCATGTAGGGCCATGAAGATatgggaaagaaggggagggCAGAGAGCAGGAAGGGCAGTTGCTTTTGGGGTCAAAGCCTTGCAGCAAGATGTGAGCGAAGCGAGGAACACAGGGCAGCACATGTGGAAAGAATCTATATGTTCCAGGAATGGAGAGGAGGCCTCTAAAGCCACAGTACGGATGATGTGGCTTCTACTTTGGGATGAGACCATTGTGAGGTCTTCCAAGGTGGTAAGATAGCTGACTTTCAGAGATGGCTGTAGCAGCTATGTGGAGAATCAGGGACTGTAGATGAGCAGAGGTGGGTGCACACTGGTGATGGCCTGGGTTTGCCCATCATAGTTGGTGAGCAGTAGCTGAGGCATCTATGAGAGTGCAGAAGGGCTGTGTGAGAAGGATGAGTGAGCCACAGATGGGACTAGCAGGGAGAGAGGGTGTCTAAGACAATACCAGCCTGGGCAGCTGGGTAAATGGTGACGAGTCCCTGAAAGCaaggaaggggctggtgggtagGAATCTGAGTTAATACATGTTAATTCGATGTCAAGATGGGATTATGGGATTTTTAGTGTGAGCAGAAATCTGTCATGAGCATGGGTAGTGTGTCtgcagagaggggaggagggaggtctGACATGGTACACCTGCCTTCAGAGggtaggccgggggtgggggtggggagggaggcaaAGAAAGTGGCACTTGAGAAAGCAAGTGCAGAAACTGctccaggaaggagggagaacaggTTGACAGAAGCTGCAGGCCAAGGAAGGAGAGGGTACTAGATAACAAGACAGTGTGACAAGACTCTACTCTGGGGATGAAAGCCAGAGTAGAGTGTGTTCAAGGTAAGCAGAGCTGAGGAAGTGGGAGATGCTGGAGTTCTGCTGTGCAGATGAGCAGAGGAGTAAGGTCTCATAGGGAAGGCTCAAAGCTTAAGGTGCAGAGTGGGAAAGGAAGGCTTACTGACTTTGATGAGAAAAGGTGAATTCTGAGAGACATGTGAAGGCAtccacacactcatatatatgggCAGAGGGTACTAAATAACTGCTGGATTTGGGGGGCAAAGAATGGCACCAGGAGTGTTGGAGAGAGCTCTTCAGGATTCTGGGCAGTGGCCACGGCAGAGCCCATCAATGAGAGGAAAGACCATGGGGAGGGTTGAGTATTCATGCCCCATCTTACAGAGGCCAGGGGTTAGGTTGGCCTGAGTTGGACTTTCATCAACCAAGTACTACTAAGGGACAGGGCAGATTGGTAATATGAAAGAAGGCCATAAAGACAGCTGTGAAAATGGGGCTGAAAGGGGAAGGGGCTATGAGAAGGTAGTAGGGACAACGAATGGTGGCCTGGAATCATCAGATTGTCACACTGaataaggcatgaggatctggTTGGAGCCAGGATGCTTGAAATGTTTGAGGTGGTATGGTGCTTGGTGTCTGAGCAGAGTGGAGGATGAAGTGATAAGGAGACAGGAGTACAGTGCTGCCCTAAGATAGCAGATGCAGAGTAGAGGACTTGAAGCCAAAGCTTGTGGTGTGAGGATGGCCAGGTCTCCAGAGAGCTGGTGAGGCAGTCTGAAGGGCACCACAAGAAGCAAGGACAGTGTTGCTGCTGTAGGCATTTAGCTTTAGTGGCACAGGAGAAGAACCACAGCAGCCTGAGAGCTGTTGATCAGTAATGATGGCGACAGCAAGTGCTGTTGGAGTTAGTACGTTCAGTAAAAGGAAGACTGGCCACTTGCAGACATGGTACTGGGAGTGGCGGGATTTCTGGTTCTAGGGGTATCCTTGAAGCTTGGACTGAAACCCCAACTTCTGACTCCAGGCTTGTATGTGGTTGCTACTTGGTACTTCCTATCCACACAAGGCTCCATCCAGCTCCCTATTCATTACTCCTTCCACAAAGATGCAGCCCAAGGCCCCAGATAGGGGCGGTATGCCTGTGCCCTAGGAGACAGTTGGAGCTAGGGACTAAAGGCGACAAGAGTGCAATTTTAGATGCCTGTCTATCTCACTTAGTTTTCAGGACCAGTCAGGTACAGGATGTCCAGATGCTTATTAGGACCCGACTCCTGAGCCCTAGTACTCACCTTCTGTTGGGGATGGTAGGCTAAAGCCTGAAGATGACTGAATGTTCCTTGTGTGCCTACAGACACCCGGGACTACATCTGTGAATTCTGCGCTCGCTCTTTCCGCACTAGCAGCAACCTTGTCATCCACAGACGAATCCACACAGGAGAGAAGCCCCTGCAGTGAGTGCCAGGGGCCAAGGAGGGAGCTGGTGTCTGGCAGCCAGGAAGTGGGCAGCAGAACCTCCAGGGAGGTGAAGGTGGACCAaggcttcttcctgtctctggctgCAGGTGTGAGATATGTGGGTTCACTTGCCGTCAGAAGGCCTCTCTGAACTGGCACCGACGCAAGCATGCAGAGACGGCAGCTGCCCTGCGCTTTCCCTGTGAATTTTGTGGCAAACGCTTTGAGAAGCCAGACAGTGTGGCAGCTCACTGCAGCAAAAGCCACCCAACTCTGCTCCCTGCACATGAGTCACCTGGCTCTTTGGAGTCTAGTCCCAGCGTCTCTGCCACTGGACCCCTGCAATCTCCTCAGGGGGTTggcctcttttcctcttctgacTCTAATCTTGCCCCGTCAACAGCCAGCTCTTCACAACCTGGTGAGCTAGACCCTAGGGATGCAGAGAGAACCATGGTGGTCCCCAGGAACTAGGCATTAGGAGTGAAGTTAAGGGTATGGCACAACTGGGCCCCAGATACTTTGTTTTAGCCTTCAAGGAAACAATAAATGGTATTTTATACAAGTGTGGGCAGAACATATGCTTTGGTGCTACAGGTTTAAGAATCTGGGAATCTTTTGAAAACAGGATGTTAGCTATGCCAGAATGTAGCATAAGACGACCCTGCTCACAAGCTCATCTTCTTTCTAGACCTTTCCTATAGAGTGTAACATCTGCCTTGGTCTAGGGGCAGGCTGGTCCAGGAGGCAGATGACCTCTTGTCTGGCACTTGCCTGTGGTGGGCCATGCAGTCTGGCCTTCTGGTATAGAACCAAGCCCTACAGCAAAAGTTTGAACTAGTTTATAGTGGATGAGTTTTTGACAGGTAACTGGACTGTAGATCATGACTTGTCAAGTAGTTAATCCTTTGATAAGTTCATAGCTGAAGGCCTATTAGGTAGTGAGGCCACAATCCTGGGGAAATGCCTTGAAGGGTAATCTTGTTCCTGTATACTTCCCATATTTCCTTGCCCTCAAGTGGGTGGCCTCCCATGCCTTTCGGCTTTGCTTCAGGCTCACAGAAGTGGAACCAGCTGACAACGGAATGACACTACTGAAAGCgcgagccaaaataaatctttaagttgattttctcaggcatttgtcacagcaatgaagaaACCACCACCAAAAGGGATGAGAACTTGGAACTCATTTTGACAAAGGGGTGCTTGGTGTCACAAACCCAAACAAATAGCAATGTTACCAGCTATAAGCAGTCATTGACCAATTCCAGGCTTTACATCCTGCCCTTGCCCAGGACTCCAGGGAacttgtttcctcatgccttgaAGCTTCATCTGGAAAAAACATTCTTTTGTTTCACATGGTGTCACTGGGCTTTATGGACTTACAGTCTTGGGCTGCATCCCAAGGCAAACATTTCTTACCTGGCTAGAGAAAATTGTCCTAAGAGGCATTtgttaggggaggggagggttagttctttgtgtgtgcacatgtgtcatGGATGGTACATGTGTGGGTTcaagggatcaaattcaggttgtcagctggtgcctttacctgctgaaccgtTTTGCTGGGCCCTAAGAGGCATCTTGTAAAAGGGCATATGGATGGCCAGGCTGATGAGTGCCTACTTTTGTGTTTTACTCTTCAAGGGAGTAACTTGCCACAGATCTTGGTCCTTTAGTGAAGGGAACCATTCCACCCTTCCACGCTGCCTGTGTTTCACCTCTGCAACTATGTCTCAAGCAAGAGAAAGCAGTAGAGACTAACAGGCAGATAAGAAACAAGAGACCTAACTGACCAATATGTTGCCTGAAGAGCCAAGAAAGAAGAGCTCAGGCCCAACACCAACAAAGGAGAGCAGAGTGGCATCAACAGAACACAGAACACCCCGTCTGTCTTGCATAGGGCTGTGGTATTGGTTCCTTGACTCCTAGGACTTTGAGCTGGGGAATACAAGGATGGATGAGGGAAGAGCTGTTAGGGATCTTGGTTTAGAGACAAGGCAACCTAGGTGAGTACCTAGCAACAATGCAACAGCAGTAGGTCTGGCTTCCAAACCATCTGAACTGTCTTTTCCTCAGGGTTGAATGTGTATTCACCCAGCCACCTTATGGGGCCCTCTTAGCAAGTTTCCTGAAATGGAGACACTAGGAGCCCTGATCTCTCCTGTTCCGTTGGCCCTGTGAGGGCAAGGGGAGGACCTACTGTCACCTCAGTGACTACAGCGGTGGTGGTAGTGGCTGCCATTGCAGCTGCTCTAGCACGTCTGTGGGACCGCTGGTGCTGTGACAGTGATCGGCCATGGCTAAAGAATTTGCCACACTCCATGCACTCTGCTGTCCGCTCACCTAGGTGTGTTTTTCTGTGCAGTGCAAGCTTGGAAGCAACACTGAAGGACTTGCCACACTCTGGGCATTTGTGTGGTTTATGGCCGGCATGATTGCGCAAATGCACATTGAGGTTGGAGATGCAGGTGAATCGCTTGCCACACAGCTCACAGTGGTAAGGCTTTTCCCCAGTGTGGGTGCGCAGGTGTTTGGTGAGGTCTGAGCGGTCTGTGAAGCCCCGGCCGCACTCTGGGCACGGGAAAGGCCTCTCCCCCGTGTGGCTGCGCTGGTGCACCACAAGGTCATATCGCTGTCCAAAGCCCTTGCCACAAGTAGGGCACACGTGGGGCCTTTCACCCTGGTGGCTGCGCTGATGGCGCAGCAATGTGGAGCTCTCGCTAAAGCAGCGCCCACAGTCGCTACATGCGTatggcttttctccagtgtgtgttcgCTGGTGCCGCACCAGCGTGGCACTCTCCAAAAAGCCCTTGCCACATTCAGGGCACTTGTAGGGCTTCTCCCCCGAGTGCCTCTGGAGGTGTCGTGTGAGCGTGGAACTCTTGCTGAAGCTcttaccacacacaccacactggtGGGCCTCAGCGCCAGGGTCGCTGAGGCTGAGGACGACGTGGATGCGGGAATGGTTCCGTAGCCCAGCACTGCTATGAAAGGCCCGTGGGCATTGCGTACAGTGGTGCAGCGGGCTGGGGGGAGGAGCGGTGGCAGTGGTGGTCTCTGGGGGGTGCACCCGTGCCAGGTGAAAAGGAAGAGCACTCTGCCGAAAGGAGCGGGCACACAGTGGGCAGCG
This Peromyscus maniculatus bairdii isolate BWxNUB_F1_BW_parent chromosome 8, HU_Pman_BW_mat_3.1, whole genome shotgun sequence DNA region includes the following protein-coding sequences:
- the Znf672 gene encoding zinc finger protein 672; this encodes MFTAPGVAAVGGRPYSCSECGKSFRYSAVLLRHERAHGGDKRFRCLECGERCARASDLRAHRRTHAGQTLYVCSECGQSFSNNSLLDLHLGTHRRRSHTCPCRLCGRRFPHIPALLLHRVRQHPPEKPHRCPLCARSFRQSALPFHLARVHPPETTTATAPPPSPLHHCTQCPRAFHSSAGLRNHSRIHVVLSLSDPGAEAHQCGVCGKSFSKSSTLTRHLQRHSGEKPYKCPECGKGFLESATLVRHQRTHTGEKPYACSDCGRCFSESSTLLRHQRSHQGERPHVCPTCGKGFGQRYDLVVHQRSHTGERPFPCPECGRGFTDRSDLTKHLRTHTGEKPYHCELCGKRFTCISNLNVHLRNHAGHKPHKCPECGKSFSVASKLALHRKTHLGERTAECMECGKFFSHGRSLSQHQRSHRRARAAAMAATTTTAVVTEVTVGPPLALTGPTEQERSGLLVSPFQETC